Proteins from a genomic interval of Zingiber officinale cultivar Zhangliang chromosome 1B, Zo_v1.1, whole genome shotgun sequence:
- the LOC122055835 gene encoding ferredoxin--NADP reductase, embryo isozyme, chloroplastic-like produces MVHALGAQASVTALARKDASLRKASFKENKNISFNKLWIPLSSANLKSGSSAAMHHLKVLSMSVSQATQRKTLVQPLELENAKEPPLNLYKPKEPYTATIVSVESLVGPKAPGETCHIVINHEGNVPYWEGQSYGIIPPGENPKKPGLPHNVRLYSIASTRYGDSFDGKTASLCVRRAVYYDPETGKEDASKNGVCSNFLCDSKPGDKIQITGPSGKIMLLPEDDPNATHIMIATGTGVAPFRGYLRRIFMEDVPTYKFGGLAWLFLGVANSDSLLYDDEFSSYLKTFPDNFRYDKALSREQQNKNGGKMYVQDKIEEYSDEIFKLLDGGAHIYFCGLKGMMPGIQDTLKRVAGQRGENWDAKLTQLKKNKQWHVEVY; encoded by the exons ATGGTGCACGCATTAGGAGCACAG GCATCTGTTACTGCATTGGCCAGAAAGGATGCCTCTCTGAGGAAGGCCAGTTTCAAG GAAAACAAAAATATTAGCTTCAACAAGTTATGGATTCCCCTTTCTTCAGCGAATTTGAAAAGCGGATCTTCTGCAGCAATGCACCATTTAAAGGTGCTATCTATGTCCGTCTCACAAGCTACACAACGAAAAACTCTTGTTCAACCATTGGAACTTGAGAATGCCAAAGAGCCTCCTCTCAATCTTTACAAACCCAAGGAACCATACACAGCCACGATTGTCTCGGTTGAGAGCCTTGTTGGCCCAAAAGCTCCTGGTGAGACATGCCACATTGTTATAAATCATGAAGGCAATGTACCTTACTGGGAAGGGcaaagttatggtattattcctcCG GGTGAGAACCCAAAGAAACCTGGGTTACCCCACAATGTCCGTCTCTACTCAATTGCATCAACTAGGTATGGGGACTCATTTGATGGCAAAACAGCTAGTTTATGCGTTCGCCGTGCAGTTTATTATGATCCTGAGACTGGAAAGGAGGATGCATCAAAGAATGGTGTCTGCAGCAATTTTCTGTGCGACTCAAAGCCAGGAGACAAGATTCAGATTACAG GACCTTCAGGAAAGATTATGTTGCTACCAGAGGATGATCCAAATGCCACTCACATCATGATTGCAACTGGAACTGGAGTGGCTCCTTTCCGAGGATATCTCCGTCGCATATTCATGGAAGATGTTCCCACCTACAAGTTCGGTGGTCTTGCATGGCTCTTCTTAGGGGTTGCAAACTCCGACAGCCTTCTCTATGACGACGAATTCAGTAGCTACCTCAAGACTTTTCCTGACAACTTTAG GTACGATAAAGCGCTTAGCAGGGAGCAGCAGAACAAGAACGGCGGGAAGATGTATGTCCAGGATAAGATCGAGGAGTACAGTGATGAGATTTTCAAGTTGCTGGATGGAGGCGCACATATCTACTTCTGCGGTTTGAAAGGGATGATGCCTGGAATTCAAGATACACTGAAGAGAGTCGCTGGGCaaagaggagagaattgggatGCCAAACTCACTCAGCTCAAGAAAAACAAGCAATGGCATGTTGAGGTTTACTAG
- the LOC122055825 gene encoding patatin-like protein 3 produces the protein MAVDVDRLSYEIFSILESKFLFGYDDSPQPSVLSSASTGTPPTAAGPGGRVRILSIDGGGHPSEALLAAASLARLESSLTRLSGNPSARVADFFDVASGSGAGGVLALMLFARGADGRPLFSADEAQRLLAAWSGRSPFRSGQRGSVLERLLRRRPWRRLRRAFGDATLRDTVKPVLIPCYDLATGAAFLFSRADAMEADGYDFRIQEVCAATCADPAFPAVEISSTDCRTRIAAVGSGIAMGNPAAAAITHVLNNKPEFPFAVGVDDLMLLSLGTNISATQKAPRRPAKSTAELVRITVDGTADMVDQAIAMAFGHNRINNYVRIQDNGFGSGNSAPRTSDPKDLMRTLEDTLLQRNVESSLFRGKKVSEQTNAEKLERFAGELIKEEEKRKKSLIPIVVLKQVITPSTSSTVSSVVTAATSRTSTS, from the exons ATGGCCGTGGATGTCGACAGGCTCAGCTACGAGATATTCTCTATCCTCGAGAGCAAGTTTCTCTTCGGCTACGACGACTCCCCCCAACCTTCGGTCCTCTCCTCTGCTTCGACCGGTACCCCACCCACGGCTGCTGGTCCCGGCGGTAGAGTCCGCATTCTGTCCATCGACGGTGGAGGGCACCCTTCTGAAGCCCTCCTGGCCGCCGCCTCCCTCGCCCGCCTTGAGTCCTCCCTCACCCGGCTTTCCGGCAATCCCTCCGCTCGCGTCGCTGATTTCTTCGACGTGGCCTCCGGATCGGGGGCCGGAGGCGTCCTTGCATTGATGCTCTTCGCCCGAGGCGCTGACGGTCGGCCCCTCTTCTCAGCCGACGAGGCGCAGCGGCTCCTCGCAGCCTGGAGCGGCCGGTCGCCGTTCCGATCCGGTCAGAGGGGGAGTGTGCTGGAGCGACTGCTCAGACGGAGGCCTTGGCGGAGGCTCCGGCGAGCGTTCGGCGACGCGACGCTGAGGGACACAGTGAAGCCGGTGCTGATCCCGTGCTACGACCTCGCCACCGGGGCCGCCTTCCTCTTCTCTCGGGCGGACGCGATGGAGGCCGACGGGTACGACTTCCGCATCCAGGAGGTCTGCGCCGCCACCTGCGCGGACCCTGCGTTCCCCGCGGTGGAGATTAGCTCCACCGACTGTCGCACGCGGATCGCCGCCGTGGGAAGCGGCATCGCGATGGGGAACCCTGCGGCAGCAGCCATCACACACGTGCTCAACAACAAGCCGGAGTTCCCCTTCGCCGTAGGGGTGGACGATCTAATGCTTCTTTCCTTAGGAACCAACATCTCCGCTACTCAAAAAGCACCGAGGCGGCCGGCGAAATCGACTGCGGAACTCGTGAGGATCACCGTCGACGGCACCGCCGACATG GTGGACCAGGCAATTGCGATGGCCTTTGGACATAATCGGATAAATAATTACGTGCGAATTCAG GATAACGGGTTTGGATCGGGTAATTCTGCTCCGAGAACTAGCGATCCGAAAGATTTGATGCGAACTTTGGAGGACACGTTGCTGCAGAGGAACGTTGAATCGTCGTTGTTCAGAGGGAAGAAGGTATCGGAGCAAACAAACGCAGAGAAGCTGGAGCGGTTCGCCGGCGAGCTGATCAAGGAGgaggagaaaaggaagaagagcttGATTCCGATAGTGGTGCTGAAGCAGGTTATAACTCCGAGCACTTCCTCCACCGTGTCGAGCGTCGTCACCGCCGCCACATCGAGGACGTCGACTTCTTGA